The DNA sequence AACCGGTCGGATCGTCAGCATGCGCAGTCAGGATAGTTGCTTTCGCTTTTTTCTCTTCATGGTATTGCAACAAGGATTCCAACGTCTCTGCAGTCAGGAGCGGTGTATCTCCGCAGATGACCAACGTAGTGCCCTCTTCGTTCTCCAGCACAGCTTGCGCTTGCAGGACAGCGTGCCCTGTTCCCAATTGTTGCGCCTGCAATACATATTCCGAACGATCCCCCAAGCATCCTTTAACAGTATCCGCACCATGCCCTACAATTGTCACTACCTTCTCAATGCCAGCAGCCTCAACTTGATCCACGACGTGCTCTACCATTGGTTTTCCGCAAACTGCATGCAGTACTTTATAAAGCTTACTTTTCATGCGCGTTCCTTGACCAGCAGCAAGTATGATTGCAAAACGATTAGCCATAAGCAACTCCTATCTTTTCATTTTATTCCTTCAACTAAATTATCTTAGCCTAAAAACTTGCTTTTTTCAATATAATGTCGTACATAAATACAGACTTCTTTTCATTTTCTAATGGAAATACGAAGAATACGGATACATTGTTTCTTATTGACCGGTTTTTTGGATATACTTAGAGACAGGAAGACACATCGAAAGGAATGATCACCATGACAAAACCGACTGCATCATTTTGGATACACGAACTGTTGCTTCAACCACATGCGGAAGGCGGCTATTTTCGCGAAACCGACCATTCACCCGAACTCATCGTTACCGAAGATCGGCGGGAACGCTATCTCTACAGCAACATCCTCTTCTTGTTGACTGCAGAAAATCCTTCGCATTTTCACCGTTTGAAATCCGATGAGGCCTGGTACTTCCATGAAGGCAGCACGTTGACGATCCATCTGTTGCATCCCGATGGCCGTTATGAGGCGGTCAGGATGGGGCGCCGTCCCGATAAAGGCGAACTTTTCCAATTTACGGTTCCGAAAGGGGTCATTTTTGGGAGCAGCATTGAAGGACAACCCGGAGACTATGCGCTCGTAAGTTGCATGGTTTCCCCTGGATTCGATTACCGTGATTTTGAATTGTTGCCCTATGATACGTTGCTCAAAGACTACCCTGATTGCGGGAATATTTTGGAAAAATTGGCTTACAAAAAGCTGCCGGGGGATTCTTTCAGGAAAAATCATGTGTGAAGCCCGCTTTTCCCCGAACACATGCCAAAGAGCCGGCCCTTAAACTTAAGGTCCAGCTCTTATTCATGTTTATTCTCAATCGGTACTTGAATCGAAATAATTGCCCAAGCCTACACTGATGGAATGATCTTTCAAGTCGATATTGTTTACGCGGATCAGTGACGTATAATCGAATACTTCACGCTTGGAATTATAACCGGCTTCTGCGAAGACGGTTACGCCGACTGTTTCTGATTCGAATTCGGAAATCATGCTGCGCATACCGTTGATGGTGCCGCCGCCTTTCAGGAAATCATCGACAATCAGAACTTTTGAACCGCGCGGTAAACTGCGCTTGGATAGTTCCATTTTTTCGACCCGATCGGATGAGCCTGAAACATAGTTGATGCTCACTGTGGAGCCTTCGGTAATTTTGGAATCCCGGCGTACGATGACGAACGGCACATTCAGATAAGTGGCGACTGCTTGCGCGATCGGAACGCCTTTAGTGGCGACAGTCATGACTGCATCCACTTTTTTGTCGACGTATTGGGCTGCGATCACACGCCCGATTTTTTGCAGCAGTTCCGGATTGCCCAACATGTCGGAAAGATAAACATATCCTCCCGGCAGCAGACGATCTTTGCTGTTCATGATTTCGCACATTTCTTCTATAATTTCGCGGGCATTTTCTTTGGTGATTGTCGGAATATATTTGACGCCCCCCGCTGCACCCGGCAACGTTTCGACAATCCCGGTTCCCCGGTCCTCAAATGTTTTTTTGATGATGGATAAGTCTTCACTGATGGATGATTTCGCTGATTCATAACGTTTAGCGAAATAGGTCAATGAAATCAACCGATGCGGTCTTTCTAGTAAGTAACGGGTCATATCGACTAACCGTTCACTGCGCTTTATTTTCAATCCAATCTCTCCTCATATTGCGTTCTTTTCCCTATTATATAGTTGATTCCTGAAAAATGAAAGCTTTTAATTGATGATTGTTCGTTTTTAATCGAATTTTAGCAAAAAAAACAAGAGCAATGTTCTGCTCTTGTCCATATATCTTATTGTTAAGATTCTACTTCTTTTCGATGATGACCTTAAAGATGCTGGTCAAAACGAACATCGCCACGAAAACCAAGGTGATGGTGGCACCGGGAGGCGTTCCGTATTGATAGGATGCGAACAATCCTCCGTACATCCCCGTCAAACCGATGCCGATCCCAAGCAGGATGACGCCGTTGAAGGTATGCACCAATCTCATTGAGATGGCTGCCGGCAGAATCATGATCGAAGAAACCAGCAAGGACCCGGTAATCGGCATCACTACGCTGATGGCTACCCCTGTGATCACAGACACCAACAGCGACATCAGGCGGACCGGCAAGCCCGCCGTATGGGCTGTGTCTTCATCAAACGTCAACACATACAACGGTTTGCGGAAAATCAGATATAATAGAACGACTATGATTGCCAATGCCAACAAGATGAGGATCTGGTCATCATTGATGGTGATGATCGACCCGAACAGAAACTGTTCGACACTGGCGTTCTGTTTGCCCGAAACGAAGCTCATCAGTACCAAAGCGACTGCCATTCCCGTAGCCATCAGGATTGCGATGGATATTTCCGAATAGCCTTTGAAGATGACGCGCAAATATTCGATCCCGATCGCCGCCAAAATGACGATGCCTAAAGTGGTGAGCGTCGGATTGATGTTGAGGAGCATCCCCAAAGCAACACCAGCCAAGGAAACATGTGATAGCGTATCCGCCATCAAGGATTGCCTGCGCAAAATCAGCAGCAGACCCAAAATGGGTGCCATGATTGCAATCAATGTTGATGCTTGGAAGGCTCTTTGCATAAATCCATAGAGAAACATCTCCACGGCGAATCCTCCTTTCTGACCAACTGGATATGGGTATCCATAAATTCTTTGATATCTTCGTGCTCGTGCGTAACCATGATGATTGCTTTA is a window from the uncultured Trichococcus sp. genome containing:
- a CDS encoding metal ABC transporter permease, yielding MEMFLYGFMQRAFQASTLIAIMAPILGLLLILRRQSLMADTLSHVSLAGVALGMLLNINPTLTTLGIVILAAIGIEYLRVIFKGYSEISIAILMATGMAVALVLMSFVSGKQNASVEQFLFGSIITINDDQILILLALAIIVVLLYLIFRKPLYVLTFDEDTAHTAGLPVRLMSLLVSVITGVAISVVMPITGSLLVSSIMILPAAISMRLVHTFNGVILLGIGIGLTGMYGGLFASYQYGTPPGATITLVFVAMFVLTSIFKVIIEKK
- a CDS encoding cupin domain-containing protein, which translates into the protein MTKPTASFWIHELLLQPHAEGGYFRETDHSPELIVTEDRRERYLYSNILFLLTAENPSHFHRLKSDEAWYFHEGSTLTIHLLHPDGRYEAVRMGRRPDKGELFQFTVPKGVIFGSSIEGQPGDYALVSCMVSPGFDYRDFELLPYDTLLKDYPDCGNILEKLAYKKLPGDSFRKNHV
- the purR gene encoding pur operon repressor translates to MKIKRSERLVDMTRYLLERPHRLISLTYFAKRYESAKSSISEDLSIIKKTFEDRGTGIVETLPGAAGGVKYIPTITKENAREIIEEMCEIMNSKDRLLPGGYVYLSDMLGNPELLQKIGRVIAAQYVDKKVDAVMTVATKGVPIAQAVATYLNVPFVIVRRDSKITEGSTVSINYVSGSSDRVEKMELSKRSLPRGSKVLIVDDFLKGGGTINGMRSMISEFESETVGVTVFAEAGYNSKREVFDYTSLIRVNNIDLKDHSISVGLGNYFDSSTD